From Polynucleobacter paludilacus:
ATCAAGGCTGCATGTTACGTGGCTATAGCCGTCGAATTGTGGACTTAGTTCGTCAATGCGATGAGAGTAATACTTTCATTCCTGCTCTTGCTTATACCTTCGCTGCTGATCCAGTAGAGATTGTCGTCAAGCATGAAGAGCGCTTTGCTGGCGAATCTAAATACAGTCTCTATCAATTGATTCGCTTGAACTTTGATTTAGTGACTGGTTTTTCTGTGATGCCACTGCAAATCTTTTCAATCCTGGGTATGCTCTTGGCCCTGGCTTCCGGTATTTTATTTATCTATCTTCTAGTACGCCGCTTCTTACTAGGAGCTGAAGTTGAGGGTGTATTTACCCTCTTTGCACTCACCTTCTGCTTGATTGGTGTAATGCTCTTTGGCCTTGGCTTAGTTGGTGAATACATCGGGCGTATCTACCAACAGGTTAGACAACGTCCTCGTTATGTTGTTAAAACTGTTCTCGAGAAAAAATAATTGCGTGCAGTCGTCTTTGCCTATCACGATGTAGGCGTCAATTGCTTACAGGCATTGCTGGATGCAGGCATTCAAGTGGATCTAGTGCTCACTCATCATGATGATCCACATGAAAATATTTGGTTTGGCAGTGTGGCTAGATTCTGTGAAGAAAAGCAGATACCTTACATTCAGCCTAGCGCTAGCGAATTGTTAAGCCTTACTCCAAAACTCCAAGCGCTTGCACCAGACTACCTCTTTTCTTTTTACTATCGCTACATGATTCCGGCAGATATTCTGAGTTGCACCAGAGTCGCGGCTCTGAATATGCATGGCTCGTTACTACCAAAGTACCGCGGTAGAGCACCGGTGAATTGGGCGATTCTGCATGGCGAATCTGAAACGGGTGCGAGCTTACACATCATGGAAGCCAAACCCGATGCGGGCGATATTGTTGGTCAAGTAGCAGTCACAATTGGTCCCGATGAAACCGCAACAGAGGTATTTGCCAAAGTGAGCAAGGCCGCTGTAGCGGTTCTCAAAAGCGTACTGCCCCAACTGATTCAAGGCCAAGTTCCTCGCAAACCCAATCTTTTGAGTGAGGGTAGTTATTTTGGTGGACGCAAGCCTGAAGATGGGCGCATTCATTGGGCCCAAACGGCTCAGCGGGTCCATAACTTAGTCCGTGCGGTGGCACCCCCTTATCCTGGAGCCTTTACCGACTTTCAAG
This genomic window contains:
- a CDS encoding formyltransferase, coding for MRAVVFAYHDVGVNCLQALLDAGIQVDLVLTHHDDPHENIWFGSVARFCEEKQIPYIQPSASELLSLTPKLQALAPDYLFSFYYRYMIPADILSCTRVAALNMHGSLLPKYRGRAPVNWAILHGESETGASLHIMEAKPDAGDIVGQVAVTIGPDETATEVFAKVSKAAVAVLKSVLPQLIQGQVPRKPNLLSEGSYFGGRKPEDGRIHWAQTAQRVHNLVRAVAPPYPGAFTDFQGQTRIVAKTHLGGPFPQGLNLQTPGVQVVDNRVFGICGDQRALEILEWYPANKTS